The Denitrificimonas caeni genome has a segment encoding these proteins:
- the nusG gene encoding transcription termination/antitermination protein NusG: protein MAKRWYVVHAYSGYEKQVMRHLNERIKFAGMEEEFGDVLVPTEEVVEMRNGQKRKSERKFFPGYVLVQVEMSEAAWHLIKDTPRVLGFIGGTADKPAPITEKEADAILRRVEDSGDKPRPRTLFEPGETVRVNDGPFADFNGVVEEVNYEKSRIQVAVLIFGRSTPVELEFSQVEKI from the coding sequence GTGGCTAAGCGTTGGTATGTCGTGCACGCCTATTCAGGCTATGAAAAGCAAGTTATGCGTCATCTGAATGAGCGCATTAAGTTCGCTGGTATGGAAGAAGAGTTTGGTGATGTTCTCGTTCCAACTGAAGAAGTTGTAGAGATGAGAAATGGCCAGAAGCGTAAAAGCGAGCGAAAATTCTTTCCAGGTTATGTCTTAGTTCAGGTTGAAATGAGTGAGGCAGCTTGGCACTTAATTAAAGATACGCCGCGAGTGTTAGGCTTCATCGGCGGGACTGCAGATAAGCCTGCGCCAATTACCGAAAAAGAAGCTGATGCGATATTGCGTCGTGTAGAGGATAGTGGTGATAAGCCGCGTCCAAGAACACTGTTTGAGCCAGGTGAGACTGTCCGTGTTAATGACGGTCCATTTGCTGACTTCAATGGCGTTGTTGAAGAAGTGAACTATGAAAAAAGCCGCATTCAAGTTGCTGTGCTTATTTTTGGTCGCTCAACACCGGTAGAGTTGGAGTTTAGTCAGGTTGAGAAAATCTGA
- the rplJ gene encoding 50S ribosomal protein L10: MAIRLEDKKAIVAEVNEAAQAALSAVVADARGVTVGAMTGLRKEAREAGVYVRVVRNTLLRRAVAGTQYEILNDVFTGPTLIAFSNEHPGAAARIFKEFTKGQDKFEIKAAAFEGNLIAANQIDVLATLPTFDEAVSQLMSVMQGATSKLARTLAAVRDQKEAEAA, translated from the coding sequence GTGGCAATTAGACTCGAAGACAAGAAAGCTATAGTCGCTGAAGTCAACGAGGCTGCCCAAGCTGCCCTTTCCGCTGTTGTGGCTGATGCCCGTGGCGTGACAGTAGGCGCTATGACCGGACTCCGTAAAGAGGCTCGTGAAGCAGGTGTGTATGTACGTGTTGTGCGTAATACCTTGCTGCGTCGCGCTGTTGCAGGAACTCAGTATGAGATCCTCAATGACGTGTTCACAGGCCCGACCTTGATTGCATTCTCTAACGAACATCCGGGCGCAGCCGCTCGTATCTTCAAAGAGTTTACCAAAGGTCAGGATAAGTTTGAGATCAAAGCAGCCGCTTTTGAAGGTAACTTGATTGCAGCCAACCAAATCGACGTATTGGCAACTTTGCCAACATTCGACGAGGCGGTATCTCAGTTGATGAGCGTGATGCAAGGCGCGACCAGCAAGCTGGCACGTACTTTGGCAGCCGTTCGCGATCAGAAAGAAGCAGAAGCTGCTTAA
- the rplK gene encoding 50S ribosomal protein L11: MAKKIQAYIKLQVKAGQANPSPPVGPALGQHGVNIMEFCKAFNAKTQGVEPGLPTPVIITVYSDRSFTFETKSTPASYLLKKAAGVANGSARPNTDKVGTVTREQLEEIAKTKEADLTAAELEAAVRTIAGSARSMGLNVEGVK; this comes from the coding sequence ATGGCTAAAAAGATTCAAGCTTATATCAAGCTGCAAGTTAAAGCAGGACAGGCGAACCCTTCGCCACCAGTAGGTCCAGCACTAGGTCAACATGGTGTTAATATCATGGAGTTTTGTAAGGCGTTTAACGCAAAAACCCAAGGTGTTGAACCAGGCTTGCCAACACCTGTAATTATTACAGTGTACAGCGACCGTAGCTTTACTTTTGAAACAAAAAGTACACCAGCGTCCTACTTGCTGAAAAAAGCAGCAGGTGTGGCTAATGGTTCTGCGCGTCCGAACACTGATAAAGTTGGCACGGTTACCCGTGAGCAACTTGAAGAAATTGCAAAGACTAAAGAAGCTGATTTGACTGCAGCTGAACTAGAAGCTGCTGTACGTACTATCGCTGGATCAGCACGCAGCATGGGCTTGAATGTGGAGGGCGTAAAATGA
- the rplA gene encoding 50S ribosomal protein L1, with product MKLSKRKQAIAAKVEHGKQYGFEEAASLLSELSTIKFKESVDIAINLGVDPRKSDQVVRGATVMPNGTGKTVRVAVFAQGPAAEAALAAGADKVGMDDLAAEMKGGDLNYDVVIASPDAMRVVGQLGQVLGPRGLMPNPKVGTVTPDVATAVNNAKAGQARFRTDKNGIIHAAIGQIDFEPAKLKQNAEALIAELQRLKPAASKGIYIKRVTLSSTMGPGLIIDQSSLQA from the coding sequence ATGAAGCTTTCAAAACGCAAACAAGCAATTGCCGCTAAGGTTGAGCACGGTAAGCAGTACGGATTTGAAGAGGCAGCAAGCTTATTAAGTGAGTTGTCCACTATTAAGTTCAAAGAGTCAGTTGATATCGCAATTAACCTTGGTGTTGATCCGCGTAAATCTGACCAAGTTGTGCGTGGCGCAACCGTTATGCCAAACGGTACAGGTAAAACTGTACGTGTAGCTGTATTTGCTCAGGGTCCAGCGGCTGAAGCAGCCTTGGCAGCCGGTGCAGATAAAGTTGGTATGGACGATTTAGCTGCTGAAATGAAAGGCGGTGACTTGAACTATGACGTAGTTATTGCTTCTCCAGATGCAATGCGCGTTGTTGGTCAGCTCGGTCAAGTTTTAGGTCCACGTGGTCTAATGCCTAACCCTAAAGTTGGAACCGTTACCCCTGATGTAGCTACTGCAGTTAACAATGCTAAAGCTGGTCAGGCGCGTTTCCGTACTGATAAGAACGGTATTATTCATGCTGCGATCGGACAAATTGATTTTGAGCCAGCTAAGCTTAAGCAGAACGCAGAAGCATTGATTGCTGAACTGCAGCGTTTAAAGCCGGCGGCATCAAAAGGTATCTATATTAAGCGCGTTACGCTAAGCAGCACTATGGGTCCTGGTCTGATCATTGATCAGTCAAGCCTACAAGCGTAA